The proteins below come from a single Triticum aestivum cultivar Chinese Spring chromosome 5D, IWGSC CS RefSeq v2.1, whole genome shotgun sequence genomic window:
- the LOC123123336 gene encoding probable CoA ligase CCL12 isoform X2, whose translation MAAIAMRSVREVRVSDMEAAGLAAADAGPFLAALRSAVGGHGDAAAAWAAVVAAGVLRPDHPHALHQLVYYSVYAGWDRAARGPPPYWFPSPIDCKQTNLGRVMEENGPKLLGASYKDPISSFGLFHKFAVENQEVYWKIVLKELSIKFLQEPMSILDASDKSKKGGTWFPGAVLNIAECCLLPRPSQNRTDESTAIVWRDEGFDHYPVNRMSLKELRTLVMTVANALDTMFQKGDRIAIDMPMTCNAVIIYLAIILGGFVVVSIADSFAPQEIGTRMRVAKAKAIFTQDFIIRGGKKFPLYSCVMKGTSCKAIVIPATGDCLGVTLRDGDMSWKDFLSRAAGRSPMYSPVYQSADALINILFSSGTTGEPKAIPWTQLCPIRCGADTWANLDVRPKDISCLPTNLGWVMGPIQLFSCFLNGATLALYHGSPLGRGFCKFVQDAHVSALGSVPSLVKLWKAGNHTKGLDWTKIRVLATTGEASDIDDNLWLSSRTCYKPIVECCGGTELASSFIQGSLLQPQVFGAFSGASMSTGFVILDEQGNPYPDDVPCSGEVGLFPLYFGATDRLLNADHDKVYFDGMPVYRGRQLRRHGDIIQRTVGGYYIVQGRADDTMNLGGIKTSSVEIERVCNGADEGLLETAAISVKPSGGGPEQLAILAVPKDRSATYDANLLKGKFQRAIQRNLNPLFKVSYVKVVPEFPRTASNKLLRRVLRDQLKQELANRSKL comes from the exons ATGGCGGCGATCGCGATGAGGAGCGTGCGGGAGGTCCGCGTCAGCGACATGGAGGCGGCCGGGCTCGCCGCGGCCGACGCGGGGCCCTTCCTCGCCGCGCTCCGCTCGGCGGTTGGAGGCCACGGCGACGCGGCCGCCGCGTGGGCGGCGGTCGTGGCGGCGGGGGTGCTGCGGCCGGACCACCCGCACGCGCTCCACCAGCTGGTGTACTACTCCGTCTACGCCGGCTGGGACCGCGCCGCCCGGGGCCCGCCGCCCTACTGGTTCCCGTCGCC CATTGACTGCAAGCAAACAAATCTTGGGAGAGTGATGGAAGAGAATGGACCCAAGTTATTAGGAGCATCATATAAGGATCCAATTTCAAGCTTTGGCCTCTTCCACAAGTTCGCTGTTGAGAATCAGGAG GTCTACTGGAAAATTGTGCTGAAGGAGCTCTCCATCAAGTTCCTGCAAGAACCGATGTCGATTCTAGATGCGTCAGATAAGTCAAAGAAGGGAGGAACATGGTTTCCAGGTGCAGTGCTCAACATTGCTGAATGTTGTCTCCTACCACGGCCTTCCCAAAACAGGACAGATGAAAGCACGGCCATTGTATGGAGGGATGAGGGCTTCGACCATTATCCAGTCAATCGTATGTCCTTGAAGGAGCTTCGCACTCTAGTGAT GACTGTTGCAAATGCCCTTGATACCATGTTCCAGAAGGGGGACCGGATTGCCATCGACATGCCTATGACATGCAACGCGGTCATTATTTATTTGGCAATCATCCTTGGTGGCTTTGTTGTTGTGTCAATAGCAGACAGTTTTGCACCTCAGGAGATTGGCACCCGCATGAGGGTTGCAAAAGCAAAGGCAATCTTTACTCAG GATTTCATAATTAGGGGAGGGAAGAAATTTCCTCTTTACAG CTGTGTCATGAAAGGGACTTCATGTAAAGCTATTGTAATTCCTGCAACTGGAGACTGTCTTGGAGTTACACTAAGGGATGGTGATATGTCCTGGAAAGATTTTCTTTCTCGTGCTGCTGGAAG GTCACCCATGTACTCTCCAGTTTATCAATCTGCAGACGCCCTAATTAATATACTGTTTTCATCAGGAACAACTG GAGAGCCAAAAGCTATACCATGGACACAACTTTGTCCCATCAGATGTGGAGCTGATACCTGGGCAAATTTGGATGTTCGCCCAAAGGACATTAGCTGCTTGCCTACAAATCTGGGTTGGGTAATGGGACCTATACAGTTGTTCTCATGCTTTCTAAATGGTGCGACGTTGGCTTTATATCATGGTTCTCCACTTGGACGTGGTTTCTGCAAATTTGTCCAG GATGCCCATGTGAGTGCATTAGGATCTGTGCCTAGCTTGGTGAAGTTATGGAAGGCTGGGAATCATACTAAAGGGCTAGACTGGACCAAAATCAG GGTACTTGCTACAACAGGGGAGGCTTCCGATATTGATGATAATCTGTGGCTATCTTCGCGTACCTGTTACAAGCCCATTGTCGAGTGTTGTGGGGGCACAGAGCTGGCATCCTCATTCATTCAAGGGAGTCTTTTGCAGCCACAAGTTTTTGGAGCTTTCAGTGGTGCATCGATGTCCACTGGGTTTGTCATACTTGACGAACAGGGAAATCCTTAT CCTGATGATGTACCTTGTTCTGGAGAAGTCGGTCTCTTCCCTTTATATTTTGGTGCCACCGATCGGCTTCTGAATGCTGACCATGATAAGGTTTACTTCGATGGAATGCCCGTTTACAGAGGACGG CAACTCCGACGACATGGAGATATAATCCAGAGGACAGTAGGTGGCTACTATATCGTGCAGGGCAGAGCAGACGACACTATGAATCTTGGAGGGATTAAG ACAAGTTCAGTGGAGATTGAACGGGTTTGTAATGGAGCCGACGAGGGTCTGCTAGAAACAGCAGCTATTAGCGTCAAACCTTCCGGCGGGGGACCAGAGCAACTGGCTATCTTGGCAGTGCCGAAAGATAGATCCGCAACATACGATGCAAATCTTCTGAAGGGAAAGTTCCAGAGAGCTATCCAGAGGAACCTCAATCCCCTTTTCAAG GTGAGCTATGTGAAAGTCGTCCCCGAGTTCCCGAGAACTGCTTCAAACAAGCTGCTGAGAAGGGTCCTGAGGGATCAGCTGAAGCAAGAACTCGCGAATCGCAGCAAGCTATAA
- the LOC123123336 gene encoding probable CoA ligase CCL12 isoform X1, with protein sequence MAAIAMRSVREVRVSDMEAAGLAAADAGPFLAALRSAVGGHGDAAAAWAAVVAAGVLRPDHPHALHQLVYYSVYAGWDRAARGPPPYWFPSPIDCKQTNLGRVMEENGPKLLGASYKDPISSFGLFHKFAVENQEVYWKIVLKELSIKFLQEPMSILDASDKSKKGGTWFPGAVLNIAECCLLPRPSQNRTDESTAIVWRDEGFDHYPVNRMSLKELRTLVMTVANALDTMFQKGDRIAIDMPMTCNAVIIYLAIILGGFVVVSIADSFAPQEIGTRMRVAKAKAIFTQDFIIRGGKKFPLYSCVMKGTSCKAIVIPATGDCLGVTLRDGDMSWKDFLSRAAGRSPMYSPVYQSADALINILFSSGTTGEPKAIPWTQLCPIRCGADTWANLDVRPKDISCLPTNLGWVMGPIQLFSCFLNGATLALYHGSPLGRGFCKFVQDAHVSALGSVPSLVKLWKAGNHTKGLDWTKIRVLATTGEASDIDDNLWLSSRTCYKPIVECCGGTELASSFIQGSLLQPQVFGAFSGASMSTGFVILDEQGNPYPDDVPCSGEVGLFPLYFGATDRLLNADHDKVYFDGMPVYRGRQLRRHGDIIQRTVGGYYIVQGRADDTMNLGGIKVEAPPFNVYNLLFAFHEPTKSMLLLPGQTSSVEIERVCNGADEGLLETAAISVKPSGGGPEQLAILAVPKDRSATYDANLLKGKFQRAIQRNLNPLFKVSYVKVVPEFPRTASNKLLRRVLRDQLKQELANRSKL encoded by the exons ATGGCGGCGATCGCGATGAGGAGCGTGCGGGAGGTCCGCGTCAGCGACATGGAGGCGGCCGGGCTCGCCGCGGCCGACGCGGGGCCCTTCCTCGCCGCGCTCCGCTCGGCGGTTGGAGGCCACGGCGACGCGGCCGCCGCGTGGGCGGCGGTCGTGGCGGCGGGGGTGCTGCGGCCGGACCACCCGCACGCGCTCCACCAGCTGGTGTACTACTCCGTCTACGCCGGCTGGGACCGCGCCGCCCGGGGCCCGCCGCCCTACTGGTTCCCGTCGCC CATTGACTGCAAGCAAACAAATCTTGGGAGAGTGATGGAAGAGAATGGACCCAAGTTATTAGGAGCATCATATAAGGATCCAATTTCAAGCTTTGGCCTCTTCCACAAGTTCGCTGTTGAGAATCAGGAG GTCTACTGGAAAATTGTGCTGAAGGAGCTCTCCATCAAGTTCCTGCAAGAACCGATGTCGATTCTAGATGCGTCAGATAAGTCAAAGAAGGGAGGAACATGGTTTCCAGGTGCAGTGCTCAACATTGCTGAATGTTGTCTCCTACCACGGCCTTCCCAAAACAGGACAGATGAAAGCACGGCCATTGTATGGAGGGATGAGGGCTTCGACCATTATCCAGTCAATCGTATGTCCTTGAAGGAGCTTCGCACTCTAGTGAT GACTGTTGCAAATGCCCTTGATACCATGTTCCAGAAGGGGGACCGGATTGCCATCGACATGCCTATGACATGCAACGCGGTCATTATTTATTTGGCAATCATCCTTGGTGGCTTTGTTGTTGTGTCAATAGCAGACAGTTTTGCACCTCAGGAGATTGGCACCCGCATGAGGGTTGCAAAAGCAAAGGCAATCTTTACTCAG GATTTCATAATTAGGGGAGGGAAGAAATTTCCTCTTTACAG CTGTGTCATGAAAGGGACTTCATGTAAAGCTATTGTAATTCCTGCAACTGGAGACTGTCTTGGAGTTACACTAAGGGATGGTGATATGTCCTGGAAAGATTTTCTTTCTCGTGCTGCTGGAAG GTCACCCATGTACTCTCCAGTTTATCAATCTGCAGACGCCCTAATTAATATACTGTTTTCATCAGGAACAACTG GAGAGCCAAAAGCTATACCATGGACACAACTTTGTCCCATCAGATGTGGAGCTGATACCTGGGCAAATTTGGATGTTCGCCCAAAGGACATTAGCTGCTTGCCTACAAATCTGGGTTGGGTAATGGGACCTATACAGTTGTTCTCATGCTTTCTAAATGGTGCGACGTTGGCTTTATATCATGGTTCTCCACTTGGACGTGGTTTCTGCAAATTTGTCCAG GATGCCCATGTGAGTGCATTAGGATCTGTGCCTAGCTTGGTGAAGTTATGGAAGGCTGGGAATCATACTAAAGGGCTAGACTGGACCAAAATCAG GGTACTTGCTACAACAGGGGAGGCTTCCGATATTGATGATAATCTGTGGCTATCTTCGCGTACCTGTTACAAGCCCATTGTCGAGTGTTGTGGGGGCACAGAGCTGGCATCCTCATTCATTCAAGGGAGTCTTTTGCAGCCACAAGTTTTTGGAGCTTTCAGTGGTGCATCGATGTCCACTGGGTTTGTCATACTTGACGAACAGGGAAATCCTTAT CCTGATGATGTACCTTGTTCTGGAGAAGTCGGTCTCTTCCCTTTATATTTTGGTGCCACCGATCGGCTTCTGAATGCTGACCATGATAAGGTTTACTTCGATGGAATGCCCGTTTACAGAGGACGG CAACTCCGACGACATGGAGATATAATCCAGAGGACAGTAGGTGGCTACTATATCGTGCAGGGCAGAGCAGACGACACTATGAATCTTGGAGGGATTAAGGTTGAAGCTCCTCCTTTCAATGTTTACAATCTCTTGTTTGCATTTCATGAACCCACCAAGTCAATGTTGCTCTTGCCTGGACAGACAAGTTCAGTGGAGATTGAACGGGTTTGTAATGGAGCCGACGAGGGTCTGCTAGAAACAGCAGCTATTAGCGTCAAACCTTCCGGCGGGGGACCAGAGCAACTGGCTATCTTGGCAGTGCCGAAAGATAGATCCGCAACATACGATGCAAATCTTCTGAAGGGAAAGTTCCAGAGAGCTATCCAGAGGAACCTCAATCCCCTTTTCAAG GTGAGCTATGTGAAAGTCGTCCCCGAGTTCCCGAGAACTGCTTCAAACAAGCTGCTGAGAAGGGTCCTGAGGGATCAGCTGAAGCAAGAACTCGCGAATCGCAGCAAGCTATAA
- the LOC123123338 gene encoding signal peptidase complex catalytic subunit SEC11A yields MGFIGDQVESIRSMQVRQVLAQIISLGMIVTSALIIWKGLIVATGSESPVVVVLSGSMEPGFKRGDILFLRMSKEPIRTGEIVVFNVDGREIPIVHRVIKVHERQESAEVDILTKGDNNFEDDRLLYAHGELWLQQHHIMGRAVGYLPYVGWVTIVMTEKPIIKYLLIGALGLLVIMSKD; encoded by the exons ATGGGGTTCATCGGCGACCAGGTGGAGTCGATCCGCTCGATGCAGGTCCGCCAGGTGCTCGCGCAGATCATCAGCCTCG GTATGATTGTTACGTCGGCATTGATCATATGGAAGGGGTTGATAGTTGCGACTGGGAGTGAGTCCCCGGTGGTCGTGGTTCTTTCTGGTAGCATGGAGCCTGGATTCAAAAGG GGTGATATCCTGTTTTTGCGCATGAGCAAAGAACCCATCCGTACTGGCGAAATAGTTGTTTTTAATGTTGAT GGCCGTGAAATTCCAATTGTTCACCGTGTGATTAAG GTTCATGAACGCCAGGAAAGTGCTGAAGTTGACATCCTCACAAAAG GTGACAACAATTTTGAGGATGACCGACTGCTGTACGCACACGGTGAGCTGTGGCTTCAGCAGCATCACATCATGGGGCGGGCTGTAGG CTATCTTCCATACGTCGGGTGGGTTACCATTGTGATGACTGAGAAGCCAATCATCAAG TACCTTCTGATTGGCGCGCTGGGCCTGCTGGTGATAATGTCGAAAGACTGA
- the LOC123123337 gene encoding uncharacterized protein — protein MDAIHEMEDAYKNSAAIAGNTATMLEAVSKAALSTSAAHLVQIASQVAGIADDSIASKVKLVKAARRLSRIEASGRAHVVRELILESAALAREAENVGNQILRCSAIDLGNAGRSFLQLAALQNMDGLVEEQADQDNEEVPEQPTTWISSWWSKRKRMRDIESLEAPLLNPAASMVRDNTSTTVPQGQGRLCDKWLGMQTCALAMSLSLLPYMGRDGLFKDKTIFSSNYLWRVDLLFKLWWGLVALGVPCSLYGRGCMAQQYARVSGHLAILGLTFLVGMFSHWILEIEAIEAAILLKSFLGLTTAGFICLFIAYDSIPRAYLFSLSILTWYKISTNNLHTFLTQCCAAGDL, from the exons ATGGACGCGATACACGAGATGGAGGACGCCTACAAAAATTCTGCAGCCATTGCTGGGAACACCGCGACAATGTTAGAAGCTGTCTCAAAGGCAGCCCTTTCAACTAGCGCTGCTCACTTGGTGCAGATCGCGAGTCAAGTCGCAGGGATAGCTGATGATTCGATTGCTAGTAAGGTCAAGCTCGTCAAAGCTGCTCGTCGACTATCTCGAATAGAAGCTTCTGGAAGGGCTCATGTCGTACGCGAGCTTATACTTGAGTCCGCCGCACTTGCACGAGAAGCTGAGAATGTAGGAAACCAGATCCTTAGGTGCAGTGCCATTGACTTGGGAAATGCTGGGCGCTCTTTCCTACAACTCGCTGCTTTGCAGAACATGGATGGACTGGTGGAAGAGCAAGCCGACCAAGATAATGAGGAAGTCCCAGAGCAACCGACAACCTGGATCTCTTCATGGTGGTCCAAAAGGAAAAGAATGAGAGATATTGAATCTTTGGAGGCTCCTTTGCTAAATCCAGCTGCCTCAATGGTCAGGGACAATACCTCTACCACTGTTCCACAG GGCCAAGGGAGGCTATGTGACAAGTGGCTAGGCATGCAGACATGCGCCCTTGCAATGTCTCTCAGTTTGCTCCCCTACATGGGAAGAGATGGCCTTTTTAAGGATAAAACAATTTTCTCAAGTAATTATCTGTGGCGGGTGGATTTGCTATTCAAGTTGTGGTGGGGCTTGGTAGCTCTTGGCGTGCCTTGCAGTTTGTATGGCCGCGGTTGTATGGCGCAGCAGTATGCCCGTGTGTCCGGCCACTTGGCAATACTTG GCCTGACTTTTCTTGTTGGCATGTTCTCTCATTGGATACTGGAGATCGAGGCGATTGAGGCGGCAATACTGTTGAAATCTTTTCTTGGCCTTACAACCGCgggttttatttgcttgttcataGCTTATGATTCTATCCCTCGTGCGTACTTATTTTCACTGTCTATTCTGACTTGGTACAAGATAAGTACTAACAACCTGCACACGTTTCTGACACAGTGCTGCGCAGCGGGTGACCTGTGA